The following proteins are co-located in the Mesorhizobium sp. M1E.F.Ca.ET.045.02.1.1 genome:
- a CDS encoding L,D-transpeptidase yields MIRLLLVVAVALAFACGGTQATKLDLDAVNQAQFSEGEPKGVDPMLLKAQILLDRARFSPGLIDGRLSDNFAKAVAAFQAASGLPSDGKLTRETWDKLAATFAGPVLINYEVRPKDVRGPFTKRIPTRMERMAHLRRLGYRNARERLAERFHVSEQVLRMLNPGNGFRKADTTLVVPDVGRGDPPAAVASVEVDKASRQVRVLDPSGRPLAVYPASIGSEEKPAPSGTAEVRRVVHNPTYRYNPKFAFKGVRSKRPFTIAKGPNNPVGSVWIDLSIESYGIHGAPEPGKIGTTFSHGCIRLTNWDAEDLAAMVKPGTKVDFKDETAQDGQAQ; encoded by the coding sequence ATGATCAGGCTCCTTCTTGTCGTCGCGGTGGCGCTCGCGTTTGCATGCGGCGGGACGCAGGCAACAAAGCTGGACCTCGACGCTGTCAACCAAGCGCAATTCAGCGAAGGCGAACCGAAGGGCGTCGATCCGATGCTGCTCAAGGCGCAGATCCTTCTGGATCGCGCCCGCTTCTCCCCCGGCCTGATCGACGGCCGCCTTTCGGACAATTTTGCCAAGGCCGTCGCGGCCTTCCAGGCGGCGAGCGGATTGCCCTCGGACGGCAAGCTCACGCGCGAGACCTGGGACAAGCTCGCGGCGACGTTCGCCGGCCCGGTGCTGATCAACTACGAGGTCAGGCCCAAGGACGTGCGCGGGCCTTTCACCAAGCGTATCCCCACCCGGATGGAGAGGATGGCACACCTCAGGCGGCTCGGCTACCGCAACGCGCGGGAAAGACTGGCGGAGCGCTTCCATGTCAGCGAACAAGTGCTGCGGATGCTCAATCCCGGCAACGGTTTCAGGAAAGCCGACACGACCCTGGTCGTGCCCGATGTCGGCCGCGGCGATCCTCCAGCGGCCGTCGCGAGCGTCGAGGTCGACAAGGCGTCTCGCCAAGTGCGGGTGCTCGATCCGTCGGGCAGGCCGCTCGCGGTCTACCCCGCCTCGATCGGCAGCGAGGAAAAGCCGGCGCCGAGCGGCACGGCGGAGGTCCGGCGCGTGGTGCACAACCCGACCTATCGCTACAATCCGAAATTCGCCTTCAAAGGGGTCAGGAGCAAGCGGCCCTTCACCATCGCCAAGGGGCCGAACAATCCGGTGGGCTCGGTGTGGATCGATCTCTCCATCGAAAGCTACGGCATCCACGGCGCGCCCGAGCCCGGCAAGATCGGCACGACCTTCTCGCATGGCTGCATCCGGCTGACCAACTGGGACGCCGAAGACCTCGCTGCCATGGTCAAGCCGGGTACGAAGGTCGACTTCAAGGACGAGACCGCGCAGGACGGGCAAGCGCAGTGA
- a CDS encoding cupin domain-containing protein — MRMRYSRIFADSDGGSRFVDVETELELGFAAPPAEPLYAAKLSPASEAFWMGAVPTWKGDVPHTAPRRMAFVTVLGEYQITATSGETRKFPPGSVLLIEDTTGAGHMTRNISAGDTIVLAVALASQAQAVKEKAAGG; from the coding sequence ATGCGCATGCGCTACTCAAGAATCTTTGCAGATTCAGACGGAGGATCACGCTTCGTTGATGTGGAGACAGAGCTCGAGCTTGGCTTTGCCGCGCCACCGGCCGAACCGCTTTACGCCGCGAAGCTGTCGCCCGCCTCGGAGGCTTTCTGGATGGGTGCGGTGCCGACCTGGAAAGGCGACGTCCCTCACACAGCCCCGCGTCGTATGGCCTTCGTAACAGTGCTAGGGGAGTATCAGATTACCGCCACCAGTGGCGAAACGAGGAAATTCCCCCCCGGAAGCGTGCTTCTCATCGAGGACACCACGGGGGCTGGCCACATGACCAGGAACATCAGCGCAGGTGACACAATCGTGCTCGCCGTCGCACTGGCAAGCCAGGCACAAGCGGTCAAAGAGAAAGCTGCCGGTGGCTAA
- a CDS encoding FAD-dependent oxidoreductase, whose amino-acid sequence MQTHARVVVVGGGCVGAGILYGLAKRGWTDVALLERTQLTAGSTWHAAGLIPSYARNINVGRMIRKTIEIYEGLEAETGQPVGWHKCGQLRIANSRDRLDEFKSYMSVAEVQGMRAELLTPAEVRELCPLLDNDHMLGALYHPDDGHIAPADVTHAMAKGARDLGAKVYLNTEVTGFKRTPGGEWLVQTNKGDVTCEHLICATGNYARQTGALLGLEIPAIPILHQYWITEAVPEVIDRKRQGRPEMPILRDEGFEGYLREEGDGLLFGPYERTANLKLFAEDGVPSWFGADLVEEDFEAVSWNWEQALQLVPALGRVGIKANVRGPFQMTADELPLMGPAWGLPNVWLAEGVPGGILWGGTIGYYLSERIVEGGNSLDTSDLDPRRFGDYANKPWTREKVREAWGTHAEQKYPGQDMPAARPQKTAPSYDRLTELGAVWGVLNGWEMPNWFAPKGVEAKDQHSWRWTPKGVFVGEEVLAVRNAVGLVEMTPMTKFEVSGRGAAAWLDRIIANRLPAVGKVTLAHHLTARGGVQAEYMVARLAKDSFYLISTPRAERWNFDDLSKLLPADGSVSLKNVTNDRGCFTVVGPNARDVLQPLTEIDLSNEKFPWFGVKTGGVALASDVRLLRVNYEGELGWELYHPMAYQRQLLDAILKEGEKHGMRLVGLHALESLRLEKSYRAMYRDMNPELNALESGLERFIRLDKGDFVGRDAVLKYKDRNNQRRSVTLKIETDGASTLASEGLYIDGELVGRITSGGYAYALGHDVALALLPERFCKPGTKLDVAILGEWKTAEVIADSPYDPTSARARM is encoded by the coding sequence ATGCAAACACATGCGCGGGTGGTGGTCGTTGGCGGCGGGTGCGTCGGCGCGGGTATTCTCTATGGCCTGGCCAAGCGCGGCTGGACCGACGTCGCGCTGCTGGAGCGCACCCAGCTGACGGCCGGCTCGACCTGGCATGCGGCGGGCCTGATCCCCTCCTATGCCCGCAACATCAATGTCGGCCGGATGATCAGGAAGACCATCGAGATCTATGAAGGGCTGGAGGCCGAGACGGGGCAGCCGGTCGGATGGCACAAATGCGGCCAGTTGCGCATCGCCAATTCCAGGGACCGGCTCGACGAATTCAAGAGCTATATGAGCGTGGCCGAAGTCCAGGGCATGCGAGCTGAGTTGCTGACGCCGGCCGAGGTCAGGGAACTTTGCCCGCTTCTTGACAACGACCATATGCTGGGCGCGCTCTACCACCCGGACGACGGCCATATCGCGCCGGCCGATGTGACGCATGCCATGGCCAAAGGCGCGCGGGATCTGGGTGCTAAGGTCTACTTGAACACCGAGGTCACCGGCTTCAAGCGGACGCCCGGTGGCGAGTGGCTCGTGCAGACGAACAAGGGCGACGTCACCTGCGAGCACCTGATCTGCGCGACCGGCAATTACGCGCGCCAGACCGGTGCGCTGCTCGGCCTCGAAATCCCGGCGATTCCGATCCTGCACCAGTACTGGATCACCGAAGCCGTGCCGGAGGTCATCGATCGCAAACGGCAGGGTCGGCCCGAAATGCCGATCCTGCGCGACGAAGGGTTCGAGGGTTATCTACGCGAGGAAGGCGACGGCCTGCTGTTCGGCCCTTACGAGCGGACCGCAAACCTGAAGCTGTTCGCCGAGGACGGCGTCCCTTCCTGGTTCGGCGCCGATCTCGTCGAGGAGGATTTCGAGGCAGTGTCGTGGAACTGGGAGCAGGCCCTGCAGCTCGTCCCGGCGCTGGGACGCGTGGGCATCAAGGCCAATGTGCGCGGCCCCTTCCAGATGACGGCGGACGAGCTTCCGCTGATGGGACCGGCCTGGGGCCTGCCCAATGTCTGGCTGGCCGAGGGCGTGCCGGGCGGCATCCTGTGGGGCGGCACGATCGGCTACTATCTGTCGGAGCGGATCGTCGAGGGCGGCAACAGCCTGGACACATCCGACCTCGATCCGCGCCGCTTCGGCGACTACGCCAACAAGCCCTGGACGCGCGAAAAGGTGCGCGAAGCCTGGGGCACCCACGCCGAGCAGAAATATCCTGGGCAGGACATGCCCGCCGCCCGTCCGCAGAAGACCGCGCCCTCCTATGACCGGCTGACCGAGCTCGGCGCGGTGTGGGGCGTGCTCAACGGCTGGGAGATGCCCAACTGGTTCGCGCCGAAGGGCGTCGAGGCCAAGGACCAGCATAGCTGGCGCTGGACGCCCAAGGGCGTGTTCGTCGGCGAGGAAGTCCTGGCGGTGCGCAACGCCGTCGGCCTGGTCGAAATGACGCCGATGACCAAGTTCGAGGTGTCCGGACGAGGCGCGGCTGCATGGCTGGACAGGATCATCGCCAACCGCCTGCCCGCGGTCGGCAAGGTGACGCTGGCGCATCACCTCACGGCGAGAGGCGGCGTGCAGGCAGAGTACATGGTGGCGCGCCTCGCGAAAGACAGCTTCTACCTCATCTCGACGCCGCGCGCGGAGCGCTGGAACTTCGACGATCTTTCGAAACTGCTGCCCGCGGACGGCAGCGTCAGTCTGAAGAACGTCACCAACGATCGCGGCTGCTTCACGGTCGTCGGGCCGAACGCGCGAGACGTGCTGCAGCCGCTGACCGAGATCGATCTTTCGAACGAAAAGTTCCCCTGGTTCGGCGTGAAGACCGGCGGCGTCGCGTTGGCCAGCGACGTGCGGCTGCTGCGTGTGAACTACGAAGGCGAGCTCGGCTGGGAGCTGTACCATCCGATGGCCTACCAGCGGCAATTGCTGGATGCGATTCTGAAGGAAGGCGAGAAGCACGGCATGCGCCTGGTCGGGCTGCATGCGCTGGAGTCGCTCAGGCTGGAGAAATCCTATCGCGCCATGTACCGCGACATGAACCCGGAGCTCAACGCGCTGGAGAGCGGGCTCGAGCGTTTCATCCGCCTCGACAAGGGCGATTTCGTCGGACGCGACGCGGTCCTGAAATATAAGGATCGGAACAACCAGCGCCGCTCTGTCACACTCAAGATCGAAACCGACGGCGCGAGCACGCTTGCCTCCGAGGGGCTCTACATCGACGGCGAGCTGGTCGGGCGCATCACGTCGGGCGGCTACGCCTACGCGCTCGGGCATGACGTGGCGCTGGCGTTGTTGCCGGAGCGTTTTTGCAAACCCGGCACGAAACTCGACGTTGCGATCCTGGGGGAATGGAAGACTGCCGAAGTCATTGCGGATTCGCCCTACGATCCCACTTCAGCCAGGGCGCGGATGTAA
- a CDS encoding DUF2934 domain-containing protein: protein MDDDRIEKIRQRAYEIWQREGSIHGDHERHWHQAEMEIDREAALPLTADDALPETREVSSSDILTAEALATHTGISSGEAQELLDRLGNDRAAIEQAARNIQAKRRR, encoded by the coding sequence ATGGATGACGATCGGATCGAGAAGATCAGGCAGCGCGCCTATGAAATCTGGCAACGCGAAGGCAGCATCCACGGCGACCATGAGCGGCACTGGCACCAAGCCGAGATGGAAATCGATCGCGAGGCGGCCCTGCCGCTGACGGCGGACGACGCACTGCCTGAAACGCGCGAGGTCTCAAGTTCGGACATTCTGACGGCAGAGGCGCTCGCAACGCACACCGGCATAAGCAGCGGAGAAGCGCAGGAGTTGCTCGACCGGCTGGGCAACGACCGCGCGGCGATCGAGCAGGCGGCGCGGAACATCCAGGCGAAGCGGCGGCGCTAG
- a CDS encoding S1/P1 nuclease, whose translation MDWKAAAVSWLATMAMCGQALAWGQEGHAVIAEIAQHRLSQNAYDVIEQLLRSHLKLKPPATVSLASVASWPDDYRAENHKETSNWHFVDIPLASRPGDANASTTAYDPARDCKDDATFGTCLMKALPAQEKILADPKKSGEERWQALAFVIHLVGDLSQPLHCVERLDGNQGDQGGNTLTVTFNVSRPKPDGSTYRDLSTFHAVWDSSLILFKYYDWGKVALDLETDVIPNLAPRPAAEQTPEKWLAACHAIAEDAYRALPRGTSIRADNPHAVILDQAYFDRFSPEAVQQLALGGLHLAAVLNETLAVDK comes from the coding sequence GTGGACTGGAAAGCGGCGGCGGTTTCCTGGCTCGCGACGATGGCGATGTGCGGCCAGGCGCTGGCCTGGGGCCAGGAAGGCCATGCGGTGATCGCCGAGATCGCGCAGCATAGGCTGAGCCAAAACGCCTATGACGTGATCGAGCAGCTCCTGCGTTCGCATCTCAAGCTCAAGCCGCCGGCGACGGTTTCGCTGGCCTCGGTCGCGAGTTGGCCTGACGACTACCGCGCCGAGAACCACAAGGAGACGTCGAACTGGCATTTCGTCGACATTCCGCTCGCCTCCAGGCCGGGCGACGCGAACGCCAGCACCACCGCCTACGACCCGGCGCGCGACTGCAAGGACGACGCGACCTTCGGCACCTGCCTGATGAAGGCGCTGCCGGCGCAGGAAAAGATCCTCGCCGATCCGAAGAAAAGCGGTGAGGAGCGCTGGCAGGCGCTCGCCTTCGTCATCCATCTGGTCGGCGACCTGTCGCAGCCGCTGCACTGCGTCGAGCGCCTGGACGGCAACCAGGGCGACCAGGGCGGCAACACGCTGACGGTGACCTTCAACGTCTCGCGGCCGAAGCCGGACGGCTCGACCTATCGCGACCTCTCTACCTTCCACGCGGTGTGGGATTCGAGCCTGATCCTGTTCAAATACTATGACTGGGGCAAGGTCGCGCTCGATCTCGAGACCGACGTCATCCCCAATCTCGCGCCGAGGCCTGCCGCCGAGCAGACGCCGGAGAAATGGCTGGCCGCGTGCCACGCAATTGCGGAGGACGCCTACCGCGCGCTGCCCAGGGGCACGTCGATCAGGGCGGACAACCCGCATGCGGTGATCCTCGACCAGGCCTATTTCGACAGGTTCTCGCCGGAAGCCGTCCAGCAGCTGGCGCTTGGCGGCTTGCATCTCGCCGCCGTGCTCAACGAGACGCTGGCGGTCGACAAGTAG
- a CDS encoding isoprenylcysteine carboxylmethyltransferase family protein, whose product MNDEKDNPEVAVFPPLLFLVALILMLALRHVFPLAIGGRPLTTVLGIVLAALAIAIIAWGRMTMQRAGTNIEPTKPTLAIVTSGPFRFVRNPLYVGLMGLLLGIGLIFDTWWGVLAVVPVFLILHFGVVLREEAYLERKFGEPYRAYKASVRRYL is encoded by the coding sequence ATGAACGACGAGAAGGACAATCCCGAAGTAGCGGTGTTCCCGCCGCTGCTGTTCCTGGTGGCGCTGATCCTGATGCTGGCGCTGCGCCATGTCTTTCCGCTCGCGATCGGCGGCCGGCCACTGACCACGGTGCTGGGCATCGTGCTTGCGGCCCTTGCGATCGCCATCATCGCGTGGGGGCGCATGACGATGCAGCGCGCCGGCACAAATATCGAACCCACGAAGCCGACGCTCGCCATCGTCACCAGCGGCCCCTTCCGCTTCGTCCGCAATCCGCTGTATGTCGGCCTGATGGGCCTGCTCCTCGGGATCGGGCTCATCTTCGACACCTGGTGGGGCGTGCTCGCTGTCGTCCCGGTCTTCCTCATCCTGCATTTCGGCGTGGTGCTGCGCGAGGAGGCCTATCTCGAGCGCAAGTTCGGCGAGCCCTACCGCGCCTACAAGGCCAGCGTTCGCCGCTATCTGTGA
- a CDS encoding nucleoside deaminase: protein MTRDRMIAHLFEADAVARGAVAHGHHPFGAVLVGPDDAVLMRQANIDTVHHAETELARRAAAAYSPEFLWTCTLVSTGEPCAMCTGTLYWANIGRLVYGFEETKLLALTGDHPENPTMSLSSRVVLGSGQKKIEVHGPFPEIEDELLSAHRDFWRR, encoded by the coding sequence ATGACGCGCGACCGGATGATCGCTCACCTATTCGAGGCAGATGCCGTTGCCCGCGGCGCGGTCGCGCATGGCCATCATCCGTTCGGCGCGGTGCTGGTCGGCCCCGACGACGCGGTCCTCATGCGCCAAGCCAATATCGACACCGTGCATCACGCCGAAACCGAGCTCGCGCGGCGTGCGGCGGCTGCCTATTCGCCGGAGTTTCTCTGGACCTGCACGCTGGTTTCAACCGGTGAGCCCTGCGCGATGTGCACCGGAACGCTCTACTGGGCGAATATCGGTCGACTGGTCTACGGCTTCGAGGAGACCAAGCTTCTCGCGCTGACTGGCGACCATCCCGAAAACCCGACGATGAGCCTGTCCTCGCGCGTTGTGCTCGGCTCCGGGCAGAAGAAAATCGAGGTTCACGGCCCCTTCCCCGAAATCGAGGACGAGCTTCTCTCCGCGCACCGCGACTTCTGGCGGCGGTAG
- a CDS encoding PilZ domain-containing protein, translated as MATFPHVERRLFAREFVLKEATIVTGDASIRCSIRNQHEHGAELRVGAQAELPDRFTLIVPDDDAVYRAVVRWRRNERVGVQVYSNSLKG; from the coding sequence ATGGCCACTTTTCCCCACGTCGAGCGCCGTCTTTTTGCGCGAGAGTTCGTGCTGAAGGAGGCCACGATCGTCACCGGCGACGCCAGCATCAGGTGCTCCATCCGCAACCAGCACGAACATGGCGCCGAGTTGCGTGTCGGTGCGCAGGCGGAACTGCCGGACCGCTTCACGCTCATTGTCCCTGACGACGATGCCGTCTACCGCGCCGTGGTGCGCTGGCGCCGCAACGAGCGCGTCGGCGTCCAGGTCTACAGCAATTCGCTGAAGGGCTGA
- a CDS encoding MarR family winged helix-turn-helix transcriptional regulator translates to MDASRRTLTGDALTDLILDLFRVNNLILTWGDRLVAPLGLTSARWQILGAIVAADRPQPVAWLARDLGANRQNVQRIVNDLVAEGVVRFEPNPHHRRAHLVVLTDRGQQTYDDAIGLYDPRVNALADGFPLEDIRTAGRVMKALRKKFEGDEKNAGEQT, encoded by the coding sequence ATGGATGCAAGCAGGCGAACCCTCACTGGCGATGCCTTGACCGACCTCATTCTCGACCTGTTCAGGGTCAACAACCTGATCTTGACCTGGGGCGACAGGCTTGTGGCGCCGCTGGGGCTCACAAGCGCCCGCTGGCAGATATTGGGTGCCATCGTTGCGGCGGACCGGCCGCAGCCGGTGGCTTGGCTCGCGCGCGATCTTGGCGCCAACCGCCAGAATGTGCAGCGCATCGTCAACGACTTGGTGGCGGAAGGGGTCGTCCGGTTCGAGCCCAATCCGCATCACCGCCGCGCGCACCTTGTCGTGCTGACCGATAGGGGACAGCAGACATACGACGACGCCATCGGCTTGTACGACCCACGGGTCAACGCGCTCGCGGACGGGTTTCCCCTCGAAGACATCCGGACGGCCGGCCGCGTCATGAAGGCGCTGCGGAAGAAGTTCGAAGGCGATGAAAAAAATGCTGGAGAGCAGACCTGA
- a CDS encoding ABC transporter permease, translated as MIQALFDYQREIYLAVAQHLKSFAADGSWPALFAVLPMGVVFGAAHALTPGHSKTLLAAYVAGSQVRLSRGLLVSLALSLTHIALAVLIALLALPLVSIALGSVGRAPALEALSRGLLGLVGVWMIWRALRGRHQHTAHEGEAVGVMAGLIPCPLTLFVMTFAIARGVPWAGLVFAVAMMAGVAITLGIVVALAVLFRKGSVAVLDRFGSSTAAVATLLEVATGLILIGAALHQAFGI; from the coding sequence ATGATACAAGCGCTCTTTGATTACCAGCGCGAAATCTATCTGGCGGTGGCGCAGCATCTCAAATCCTTCGCCGCCGATGGCAGTTGGCCCGCCCTTTTTGCCGTGCTGCCGATGGGTGTGGTGTTTGGCGCCGCCCATGCGCTGACGCCGGGCCACAGCAAGACGCTGCTTGCCGCCTATGTCGCCGGCTCGCAGGTGAGGCTGTCGCGTGGATTGCTGGTATCGCTGGCGCTTTCCCTCACGCATATCGCGCTTGCCGTCCTGATTGCGCTGCTGGCGTTGCCGTTGGTCTCGATCGCGCTGGGCAGCGTCGGCCGCGCTCCGGCGCTGGAAGCCCTCAGCCGCGGGCTGCTCGGGCTCGTCGGCGTCTGGATGATCTGGCGCGCGCTGCGCGGCCGACACCAACATACTGCCCATGAAGGCGAAGCGGTTGGTGTCATGGCGGGGCTCATCCCGTGTCCGCTGACGCTTTTCGTGATGACTTTCGCGATTGCGCGCGGAGTGCCATGGGCAGGCCTCGTCTTCGCGGTCGCGATGATGGCGGGTGTGGCGATTACCCTTGGCATCGTCGTCGCCCTTGCGGTCCTGTTCCGCAAAGGCTCCGTCGCTGTCCTCGACCGGTTTGGGTCGAGCACAGCGGCCGTCGCGACGCTTCTGGAGGTCGCGACCGGGCTGATCCTCATCGGCGCGGCGCTGCACCAAGCGTTCGGTATCTAG
- a CDS encoding cation diffusion facilitator family transporter, whose translation MWARILDWFGFGSHGHGHGGHGHDHHGPHSHTHGVIDATIATTDHGIWAIKWSFVILALTAALQLVVVVFSGSVALLADTIHNVADATTAIPLWIAFALARRKPTRTFTYGLGRVEDLAGIAIVLIILASALVAGYEAIDRLLNPQPVRFLGWLAAAGIIGFLGNEAVAVFRIRVGREINSAALIADGYHARTDGLTSLAVVIGAIGVWLGFPLADPIIGLIITLAIFGIVWQSARSVLTRMLDGVEPGLVAEIHHAAEHVAGIDKLVEAKARWLGHKLHVDVAIAVNDGLLLAAANNIAASLRAELFAHIPALDVVTVRFAGAQAEGGHHHAPDPFLVSGKLASGLLEIVDTPQGERMRLRLSRHAEGLRANIAIERSGGGVERLPLSPLGGDHHYLQSLVAPAEPHEFSARLQLVAGADSEDLPFAMAEPDGHRHGHAHG comes from the coding sequence ATGTGGGCAAGAATTCTGGATTGGTTCGGGTTCGGGTCACATGGTCATGGCCATGGCGGGCACGGCCATGATCATCACGGTCCGCACAGCCATACGCATGGCGTGATCGACGCCACGATCGCGACGACCGATCACGGCATCTGGGCGATCAAATGGTCGTTCGTGATCCTGGCGCTCACGGCCGCGCTGCAACTTGTCGTCGTCGTATTTTCGGGCAGCGTGGCACTGCTCGCCGACACCATCCACAACGTTGCCGACGCGACCACCGCCATACCGCTCTGGATCGCCTTCGCGCTGGCGCGCCGCAAGCCGACCAGGACCTTCACCTATGGCCTCGGCCGCGTCGAGGACCTCGCCGGCATCGCCATCGTGCTCATCATCCTGGCGAGCGCCTTGGTCGCCGGATACGAGGCGATCGACCGCCTGCTCAACCCCCAGCCGGTGCGGTTCCTCGGCTGGCTTGCCGCTGCCGGCATCATCGGCTTCCTCGGCAACGAGGCGGTGGCCGTATTCCGGATCCGCGTCGGCCGTGAGATCAACAGCGCCGCGCTGATCGCCGACGGCTATCACGCCCGCACCGACGGCTTGACCAGCCTCGCCGTCGTCATCGGCGCGATCGGCGTCTGGCTCGGCTTTCCGCTGGCGGACCCGATCATCGGCCTCATCATCACCCTCGCCATTTTCGGCATCGTCTGGCAGTCGGCGCGCTCGGTGCTGACCCGTATGCTGGACGGGGTGGAGCCCGGCCTCGTCGCCGAAATCCACCACGCGGCCGAACATGTCGCGGGCATCGACAAGTTGGTCGAGGCGAAGGCCCGGTGGCTAGGCCACAAGCTGCATGTCGACGTGGCGATCGCTGTCAATGACGGGCTGCTGCTCGCCGCCGCGAACAACATCGCCGCGTCGCTGAGAGCCGAGCTTTTCGCGCACATCCCGGCCCTCGATGTCGTCACGGTGCGCTTTGCCGGGGCGCAGGCCGAAGGTGGCCACCATCACGCGCCCGACCCGTTCCTGGTGTCCGGCAAGCTCGCCAGCGGGCTCCTGGAGATCGTCGACACGCCGCAGGGCGAGCGCATGCGCCTGCGGCTCTCGCGCCACGCCGAGGGCCTGCGGGCGAACATCGCCATCGAGCGGTCGGGTGGCGGGGTCGAGCGCCTGCCGCTGTCGCCGCTCGGCGGCGACCACCATTATCTGCAGAGCCTGGTCGCTCCGGCCGAGCCGCATGAATTCAGCGCCAGGCTGCAACTGGTGGCCGGCGCCGACAGCGAGGATCTGCCCTTCGCCATGGCCGAGCCGGACGGCCACCGTCACGGGCACGCGCATGGATGA
- a CDS encoding metal-sensing transcriptional repressor, which yields MTIHSSHPDIIARLKRAHGHLAAVLTMFEQGRSCQDLAQQLHAVESAVGNAKRELIHDHMEHCLVEGGEPTRDMLKELKQLTKYL from the coding sequence ATGACGATACACAGCTCGCATCCCGATATCATCGCCCGGCTCAAGCGCGCACACGGCCATCTGGCCGCCGTGCTCACCATGTTCGAGCAGGGGCGTTCCTGCCAGGACCTCGCGCAACAGCTTCATGCCGTCGAAAGCGCGGTCGGCAACGCCAAGCGCGAACTGATCCACGATCATATGGAGCATTGCCTGGTCGAAGGCGGCGAGCCGACCAGGGATATGCTCAAGGAACTGAAGCAGCTCACCAAATATCTGTGA
- a CDS encoding DUF3606 domain-containing protein, producing the protein MSGNESSRDATDHLSIGEDFDVAHFARKFQLTIPEARQLFAKYGNDRAVLEREAHALGSRSNGDDTTD; encoded by the coding sequence ATGTCAGGCAATGAAAGCTCACGCGATGCCACTGATCACCTCTCGATCGGCGAGGATTTCGACGTCGCCCATTTCGCGAGGAAGTTCCAGCTTACGATCCCTGAGGCTCGGCAACTCTTTGCCAAATACGGCAATGATCGCGCGGTGCTGGAGCGCGAAGCCCACGCGCTTGGTTCACGCTCGAACGGCGACGACACGACGGACTAG